A region of the Primulina eburnea isolate SZY01 chromosome 7, ASM2296580v1, whole genome shotgun sequence genome:
tagctAAATTTCACACGAATTTACGAAAAATATTGCCTGACGAGCTAGCACAGAATGTATATGTCCACGGTCCTGTTCCGACTAGCATAGTCTCTCCAAAACTAGAATGATTTTGTTCTACTGTTTCATTCACAGACAAGATGAAGGTTTGTGGCTTGATTCCACTTCTTGAAGATTGGTAACCAAAACAAGATTTTAAAAGTCATAACCACAAGACAGACTATGAACCACACATCTCTATTCTTTTCTCTTGCTAAAGTTAAACGAGTGGATTTCAATTAAAATCATTTCAAATGCTTGGTCCCTTGGACCTTCTGATTCAACGATGATAGCGGGTCGAAGAAATTTAAGTTTTCAATTATGCAAATACATCAAGATGAAAGGGTGTAAACAAGGCACTGGTTCGGCTCTTACTTTATTTTGCTTCTACATGACATTTAGCCGTGACCTGGATAAAAATTTCATCTCAATGCCGAGCAAGTGAACTTGTCCTTGCAACAAAACAGAATTCAATAATTCACAAACTACAGTCATAAACAAATAACTAAAATTCTACTCTAGTTGTCCTGAGAAAGGGGGAAAAACAATATGAACGGTGAGTTTTGAGAAGGGCGTCTATGACATAAACGTGGCAAACAATGTGAGGGCATTGTACATTGAATGAATAGCAAGAGAGGAACTTAGATTTCCTGTCCAGCAATAAGAGGATCCAAGAACGAGACCAACAATGAAAAGTTGCAAGAAATTCTCGACGGAGAAGTGAGCTGCACTGAAGATTATGGAGCTGATTATAACTGCTTGTTGCCATTTCATTTTAGAGGAAAGAGATGTTAGCAGAAAACCTCTGTACACAATTTCTTCGAGAAAAGGAGTGACGATGCAATAGATAAGACTGCAAACAATTACGGAGCTTGAACCACTTGAAAGAATTTGCTTGACAAAGGGATTGTTCACATCCTGAAATACCAATAAGATTTTCGAATCTGTAAGGCTATGATACTAGATTTTAGTGAAAAGACGATTCTCTAAACAAAAATCGAATTAAAGGATTAAATACAGTTAAACTATAGCAGTAAAGAAAAAATAAGCTAGAAGGTTTTAGCTGGCTTTAGATCGACGACATAGGATGTTTCAACTTAAGAGTCTCGAGCTTCAAATTTGCAACAAAACTTTCTTTCGTagtataacataaaataaaaaagcaaACCATAAGAAAACATATTTTAACTTTCAACTAACCCTTTCCTACTCGAGTTGCATATTCTTTTCTTTTATAAATAGGAAAAGATAAATGACAAGTTACAAAGGGTGCTTGCCAAAAGTTAGAAAAATCGATCATACAGCATGCATATGCACAATAAAACGAATCCTTTTTAATCTATGTCCTTCCCATCAACAAATAGAAACCCTCAGTGGTTAAAAACAAAAGCTGCAATGCTGTGTGGATATCTCAATCCAGGCTTCGGCATAATTGAAGGTAGAAAAGAGATActtaaaatcacaaacaagaACTTTTGGCCTGTGATCATACAAGATAGTGTAGTCGGTATCTTAATTGACTAGTACTTTAAGTTTACATGCAGTCATGTCAGAAAAAGTACTTCAATTTTTTAATCTAGAAACACAACGTTCATAAGCTGACCTTGGGCACCATCAGTTCCTCTGCAATAATTGAGGTAATGAAAACCAGTGAGAAAAGAAATCCAAAACCAAGAACCGATGCCAGCAACCAACTCCTTTGAGGAGaagtttttttaatattaaaaaaatctaaaagtTCGTACTGAGGCTTCCCAGGACATCTGAGAAGCAGCAGAACAATAGTAAGCTCCAAAATTTGAATTATAAGGATCAAGAATGCCTGTGCAGAAAAGGAAGAAACAAGGTAGAATATCGAAGTTGTATATGCTGATTACTTATATGCAATAGAAAAAGTCTCTGATGGTGATCAAATCATCAAAATAGAAGCTTAATCCAAAGATTGTCTTTTTCTATGGCTCAGGTACTTAATCCAGAAGTCGAGATGCTAAGAACATAAAATTTTTAGACTCGCAGAACAGATCTTCCGAATTGAAATGAAAGGTGTAGACCAAACATACAATACAACAGAATATTAGTAAACAGCATACTACTGACAGGAATTGAAATAATCTTAATTGAAGAAATTTATGGAAAGAAAATTACATAACTAATGTCTTCTAATCGAAATTAACTTCATAGGCGAAATTCGAAAACTAAAATGAATGGGAAACAAGCAACATTATACAACTTTAGTGTTCATATTCAGTTCCAATGCTCAAGCAACCAgaaattgtttctcaattttgcATCTCATTACCTTAAACATCCAACAAAAACCGTTATCATATTGCTGAAGGAGAAAGAacagaagtttaaaaaaaagaaataaaagaaacgaaaaataaataaaattgaactCAAAATAGAATTCCTAATCTTTATGCACTTAACAGTCAAGCAGCCAAGCCCATTCACAAAAATTCACATGAACCAGGAGAAATTACATTACCTGAATCTGTGAATCAAGAACAGGTTGATGCAATATCTTGCTAGCAACAGACAAACCACCAAAACTCAGAGGAACATGGATGCTGAACATATAAAATCCTATAGAGCTCCATACACTCCCAACATCACAAGGAATGTCTGTTCTCAGGACCGAGAAAGCCTGTTATAAGATGGA
Encoded here:
- the LOC140836624 gene encoding uncharacterized protein isoform X1, producing the protein MATTIPGHSLCLFPAYRAKYLDGVLPSCNFPTSKPASKFRCIKNDESSESHEAFSVLRTDIPCDVGSVWSSIGFYMFSIHVPLSFGGLSVASKILHQPVLDSQIQAFLILIIQILELTIVLLLLRCPGKPQYELLDFFNIKKTSPQRSWLLASVLGFGFLFSLVFITSIIAEELMVPKDVNNPFVKQILSSGSSSVIVCSLIYCIVTPFLEEIVYRGFLLTSLSSKMKWQQAVIISSIIFSAAHFSVENFLQLFIVGLVLGSSYCWTGNLSSSLAIHSMYNALTLFATFMS
- the LOC140836624 gene encoding uncharacterized protein isoform X2, whose protein sequence is MATTIPGHSLCLFPAYRAKYLDGVLPSCNFPTSKPASKFRCIKNDESSESHEAFSVLRTDIPCDVGSVWSSIGFYMFSIHVPLSFGGLSVASKILHQPVLDSQIQDVNNPFVKQILSSGSSSVIVCSLIYCIVTPFLEEIVYRGFLLTSLSSKMKWQQAVIISSIIFSAAHFSVENFLQLFIVGLVLGSSYCWTGNLSSSLAIHSMYNALTLFATFMS